From the genome of Burkholderia cepacia ATCC 25416:
AGAGGTCCCGTTTGGTGCGAACGCACGCATCGAGATCATACTTGTCCTTCAGGAGCTGACGGGCGTTCGTGGACAGCGTCGCCAGCATCTCGCGATTCTGGGCGAGCTCGATGATTGTGTCGGCAAATTCAGCCGCCGTATCGCAAATGACGATATCCCGACGGTTGACGGCGCCCAGCCCCTCGCAGCCCTTTGCCGTGCTGAGAACGGGAATGCCGTTGCTCATCGCTTCCAGAATCTTGACGCGCACGCCGCCGCCTGAAAGCAGGGGAACAAACAGTAGATGTGCATCCGCCAGAATCGGGTCGAGCGACGGCACGAAGCCGTGAACGAAGATGTGTCGTCCGTCGTGCAGCGCCTTGAGATCGTCCGGCGGGTTGCCTCCGGTGAAATGGAGCTTGATGTTGTGCGTCTCGAGCTTGTCGCGTACCAGTGGGAGAATGTCGCGGACAAACCACGCAACGCCTTCCGCATTCGGATACCACCAGAAGCCACCCATCCAGAGCAGGTTGACCTCGTTGGTCGGCTTCGCTCGGTAGTCGGTGTCCTTGATCGGGAAGCACAGCGGCAAATAGTGCTTCTCCACGGGCGCCTTCACGCGCTCCATGTCTTCGCGTGAAATGAACGTCATGGCGTCGAAGCGCCAGACGTTGTCGATTTCGACGCGTCGGGCGTTGCGGCGGCTGATCTCGGCGATGCGCGCGACCGCTGCTTTTTTCCAGCCTGTCAGCTGCGCGGGAATCCAGAACGGGAAGAGATCGGATTCGATGTTGTGACTGACCAGGACGGCCGGCAACGCCGGGAAGAACTTGCGGAAAAACGCCAGATGACTGCTGTGCACCTCAAGCATGTCGATCTTCTTTTCCTTGACGATCCGGCGCGCACTGCGAATTGCCGCAGGGCTGAAGTAGCTCGCATCCATGAACGGAAGGCCATGGAAGCAATGGACCAGTGAATGCCATGCTCGTCCGGGCGTACCCATGTCGGCAGGCATGGCAGCCCGCGGCTCCACGTGGACCGATTTGAAATGTCGTTCATATAGCGAACGATTTTCCTCGATCTTCTTTTTTTCCTCGTCTCCACCGATGGTGAACAGATGGAAATCATACTCGTCGACCAGCGGCGCGAGCGTATTCATCACGTAGATCGGGCCCCCCGCGCTGGCAGGAAGCGGCGGGGACAGCGTAAAAACGAGGATGCTCTTTTTCTGCATATTAGCCACGGGATTCGTCAAACACGTCGGTGTCGAAGAAAGGAGAAAAGTCGGTCAGATAGGCAATGTCGGGATTGCGTTGACCGATGATTTTTGCGGGCACACCACCGACCACGGTGAAATCCGGGACGTCTTTCGTGACGACCGCGCCGGCCGCGACGACTGCGCCTTTGCCGATCGTCACGCCTGGCAGGATAATGGCGCGCGCGCCCAGCCATGCGTGGTCGTGGATGGTCACGACGCCGCCGATCGACATGAAACCCGGGTGGTTGTGATCGTGATGCAGGCTGAGGAGGCAGCACTGGAACGAGATGTTGACGTTGTTTCCGATCTCGATGCCCGTGCGACCGTCCAGGTAGATCTCACGATTGAGCACGCAGTTGTCGCCGATGCGCACGTTGCAGCGTGTGTGGTACCCGGTGAAGAACTGCCGCATGCTGACGTGCGTTCGTTGGCCGATGACGATACCCAGCACGCGTCGATAGTAGAAGTTGCGGACTCTTTCAATCGGCATGCGCGCAATGAAGTTGTTGCCGATGTAGTACTTGAGCGCGGCCAGAAAAAAATACGTCGACGACGCTAGCAGGCGGGCCTTGATCCTGCTTTTCATGCGGCCTCGGAAGCTTGCATTGGTCATGATGTGAGGGAGCGGTTGATCAGACGGTTGCTGTCGTCGCGCGCCGGAAAGGACGACGACTGCAACCGCCTTTGCGCGATGGCGGAAGGCTAGCTTCGACCGTAGTTGTCGTCGAAGCGGACGATGTCGTCTTCGCCGAGGTAGTCGCCGCTCTGGACTTCGATCATCACGAGGTCGACGACGCCCGGATTGGTCAGACGGTGCTTGTGTCCGGCCGGGATATAGGTCGATTCATTGGTGCGCAGGTAAAACTCCTCATCGTTGTTGACGACGAGGGCCATGCCGCTCACCACGATCCAGTGTTCGCTGCGATGATGATGCAACTGCAGGCTGAGGCTTGCGCCCGGTTTGACCTCGATTCGCTTGATCTTGAAGCGGGTGCTTTCTTCGAGAACCGTATACATGCCCCACGGACGGCCTACCGTTCGATGTACCCGGAAGGTTTCGTGGCCTTGCGACTTGAGGGCCGCGTAGACGTGCCGAACGTCTTGCGCGCGATTGCGATCGGCAATGAGGAGTGCGTCGGGGGTGTCGACGACCAGGAGGTCCTTGACGCCTACGGCGCCGACCAGCCGGTTGTCGCTACGGATGTAGCAATTGCTGACATCGTGGAGCAGCGCTTCGCCGTCCACACGATTGCCGTGGTCGTCCGGTTTCAACAGGTCGCCGAGCGCATTCCACGAACCGATATCGCTCCAGCCGATATCGCAGCGCACGACCTCGACCTTGTCGGAGCGCTCCATCAGCGCGTAGTCGATCGAAATATCGGGCGTGCGATTCAGCAGGTCACCGTTCAGTTCGACCAATGAAACGCCGCCGCCTTCCGACTGACGAGACTGCGCGATGCATGCACGCGTGGCTTCGAGCACGTCGGGGCAATGTTTTGCCATTTCCGCCAGCAGGAATGCGGCGGTAAAGCAGAACATGCCGGAGTTCCACAGGAACGATCCCGACTCGACGTATTGCCTGGCCACGTCCGCCGTCGGCTTTTCCACGAATCGCTTGACCCGCGTGCCGTCTGCCTCGATGTATCCGTATGCGGTTTCCGCAAACGTCGGCGTGATGCCGAAGGTGACCAGCGCACCCTTGAGCGCCAAGGCGGCAGCTTCCTGGACGGCGGTCGCGAAGGCGGCATCGTCTGTCACGAGGTGGTCCGCGGGAAGCACCAGCAGGATTGCATTTTCGCCGAGCGTTGCGGCAACACGCAGCGCGGCGGCGGCGATCGCGACGGCCGTATTGCGGCCGAACGGCTCGAGGATGAACGACGTCGACAGATGCCCGGTATTGACGGTGCTGAATTCGTCGCTTGTCTTGAAGTACAACTCGCGGTTCGTGACGGTCACGACTTCGGTGACGCCCGGAAGCTGGGCGCCGCGCTTGAATGCCTTTTGCAGCAGGCTCTCGCCATCTTCGAGGCGGATGAACGGCTTCGGATGGGATTCGCGCGAAACGGGCCACAGGCGAGAGCCTGCGCCGCCACACAGGATGGTGGGAACTATTTGGGGCTGCGTCGACATGTGCAGAATATCTCCGGTGATTGCTCTATCGCGTCATGATCCGATCGGTCGGCGATCTATCCGCGTGCACGGCCACTGCCACTGATGCAAGGCGGCAGGCGAGCGCGCTGGCATGGATTACAGGACGTCTGCGAATCCCTTTCGGGTCCGCTGGAACCACCAGAATCCGAACCACGCGAGAAGCAGCGATGCGATCATGCAGGTTAGCCAGTTCGTCCAGTCGGGGGGGTGCCCGAAGATCAGCGTGTTGCGTCCCTCTTCGATGATGAACGTAAGGGGGTTGAGTTCGATCCAGGATCGATACTGTGGCGGCAGATTCGACACGGGGTAGAAAACCGGCGACAGGAACATCAGCACTGACGTGATGACACCGGTAATCTGCGAAATGTCTCGAATGTAGACGCCCAAAGCCGACAGAAACCATGCGAGCCCCAGTGAGCCGACGATCAGCGGCAGCATGACGACGGGGAACAGGATGGCGGTCCAGGGCAGCGAGTGGATAAGGATGCACTCGGCGATGATCAGGACCAGCAGGCTGATCGCGCTGTGGAACAGCGCTGACGCGAGCGCGACCACCGGCAGTATCTCGAGCGGGAAAATAACCTTCTTGACGTAGTTGACGTTTGCAAGGATCAACGTCGGCGCCCGGTTGATGCACTCTGCCAGCAGGCTGTGGAGGATCAGGCCGACGAACAGGACGATCGCGAAGCTTGCCTTGTCGTCGCTCGTGGTACCCCACCGCGACTTGAAGATGACGGAGAAGAAGAAGGTGTAGACGACGAGCATCAGCACGGGATTGAAGAACGACCACGCAAGACCCATTGCTGACCCGCGATAGCGCCCGACGACCTCGCGTTGAGTCATTTGCAGAATCAGTCCGCGATTACGGTAAATGCTACGGGCGATCGCCATCGGCGATGCCGGGTGCTTCGAGTTCGGATTCATCAAGTTGCGTGTCGTTGCATTCGGATCGGTGATGGAGCCCCCAACCCCTCGCCCACGTGGCGCAGCCATTGTTGCGGGGTGTCGTGAGTCTGAAAAAGGCGGCAATCCAGTTGGCCGCGACGTTTCAATGTGCTCCCGACTTCAATCCTGAGCGATCGGGCAAACAAGGTGCCATCGCCCGCAACGTATTCTAATGCAGGCCATCCGTCCAGCCCTGGACTGAAGCGCTCTCTGCCTTGATCGGCGGCGCTTGGTGACGCTGGGTTGAGACCGGACCGGTACCGACTGACGACGGCTCGCCCATGGAAACCAAGCATGATCGCCGGAATGCCGATGACGCGCAATAGATGTTAATGTTTTCACATCTTTTAACAACTAGGCGTCCGGCGGGGGATTGACATGCTCAGGCCTCCTGGTGTTTATGAGATACGGCATTCGGCGCCGCGAGAGAGGCGCGTCCTGGAAGGGGCGCGTATCTCGTGCTGGAACCCGTCCGGCCGTGGCTCGCCCTGGTCGCCGATCAGGGCCGAACGCGTTGGGCCGGCACGGATCGAGGGCAGCGGCATTGCACGGCGTCCCGGGACGGGCGCGTCCGGCAAGGGTGCGAGCAGTTAGAATTGCACCCGTATCGCGAGCACGCGGCAGGCATTCCCTGCACGCCTGACAAATGAGTAAGCCCGCTGTCTCCCAGACGGGCCAGCCAACCCATCGCGCTTGCTGCAGTCAAGCGCTTAGCCGAATTCCGGATGAATGTCATAAGCGCCCCACAACGTCAGTCCGATGACGTCGATGGTCTCTCCATTTCCCTGGTCGTATACCGCCCCGATATCGCGCAGCTGCGGCAGACGCTCGACAGCCTCGGCGCAGCGTGCGAGAACCTGCGGGTGGTTTCACCTGAATACCCCGTCGAGCTGTTCCTGGTCGACAACGGCGGACTCTGCGACATTTCGGGGGCGGTCGACCGGCTCAGCGCGCAAGGCGTGGCATGCCGAATATTGACGGGGCATGGCAACGTCGGTTACGGGCGTGGCCACAATCTTGCGATCGAGCATTCCAGCGGGTCGTTGCACTTGATCCTGAATCCGGATATCGATCTGGATCCGCAGGCATTGGTGTTGGCCCGTACGTTTTTCAAATCGCACGCCGATACGGGCTTGATCGCTCCCTGGGTCGGGGACGGAGCAGGCGGGTTTCAGTATCTCTGTCGCCGGTTTCCGTCGATCGTCGACCTGCTGGTTCGCGGCTTCTTGCCGACCTGGGCCAGACGGCCGTTCCGGAAGCGACTTGCCCGCTATGAAATGCGCGATACCATCGACGGCATGTCCGTCGTCTGGGATCCCCCAATCATCAGCGGTTGTTTCATGCTGTTTCGAACGAACGTGCTGAAGACGCTAGGGGGCTTTGACCCTCGTTATTTCCTGTATTTCGAGGACTACGACTTGAGCTTGCGCACCCACAATGTCGCGCGTGTCGCCTATGTCCCGTCCATCCGCGTGATTCATCACGGCGGAGGCGCCTCGCGCAAGGGCTTCGCGCACATTCGGATGTTCGCAGTGTCCGCGCTGAAGTTCTATAGCCGGTTCGGCTGGAGGTTGTGGTGAGCCGCATTGTCGTAACCGGTGCGAACGGTTTCGTCGGCCACGCTGTGTGCCGACTTGCGCTGGCGGCGGGGCATACCGTCACGGCGCTGGTGCGCCGGCCGGGTGGGTGTATCGAGGGCGTGCGAGAGTGGGTGCACGACGCACCTGACTTCGAGGGAGTCGCTGGTGCGTGGCCCGATGATTTGCAGGCCGATTGCGTGATCCATCTGGCCGCGCGGGTACACGTGATGCACGACAAATCCTCCGATCCGGACGCCGCCTTCGATGCGACCAACGTAATGGGCACGTTGCGGGTTGCCGATGCCGCGCGCATGCATGGTGTGCGCCGGTTCGTCTTCGCGAGCAGCATCAAGGTAGTGGGCGAGGGCGATGCGGGCGTACCGCTCGCGGAGGATACCGTCCCGGACCCGCAGGATGCATATGGGCGCTCGAAGCTGCGTGCCGAGCAGCAACTGGCCCGGCTCGGTGAGGCTGGTCTCGAAGTCGTCGTCGTCCGTCCGCCGCTCGTCTACGGGCCGGGGGTACGCGCCAATTTCCTCCGGATGATGGATGCCGTATTCCGCGGCGCGCCATTGCCCTTGGCCGCGATTCCTGCTCGTCGCAGCGTTGTCTATGTCGACAACCTTGCCGATGCCCTGCTGCACTGCGCAATCGATCCGCGTGCGGCGGGCGAGTGCTTCCACGTCGCTGACGACGATGCGCCCTCGGTTGCCGGATTGCTGCGGATGGTCGGTGACGCGCTCGGCAAGCCGGCAAGGCTGTTCCCGGTGCCGGCAGGTGCGTTGCGCGCGCTCGGTCGGCTGACCGGTCGAAGCGCTGTCGTCGATCGCCTGACGGGCAGCCTGCAGCTCGACACGGGGCGCTTGAGGCGGGTACTGAATTGGCATCCGCCCTATACGACGCGGCAGGGCCTCGAGGCAACGGCCGCATGGTATCGTTCGCGCCACTTACAGAAATAGGCAACATGCACTTCACGATTAACACGTGGTTTGCCGCGGTAGCAGTGGCAACGGGC
Proteins encoded in this window:
- a CDS encoding glycosyltransferase family 4 protein — translated: MQKKSILVFTLSPPLPASAGGPIYVMNTLAPLVDEYDFHLFTIGGDEEKKKIEENRSLYERHFKSVHVEPRAAMPADMGTPGRAWHSLVHCFHGLPFMDASYFSPAAIRSARRIVKEKKIDMLEVHSSHLAFFRKFFPALPAVLVSHNIESDLFPFWIPAQLTGWKKAAVARIAEISRRNARRVEIDNVWRFDAMTFISREDMERVKAPVEKHYLPLCFPIKDTDYRAKPTNEVNLLWMGGFWWYPNAEGVAWFVRDILPLVRDKLETHNIKLHFTGGNPPDDLKALHDGRHIFVHGFVPSLDPILADAHLLFVPLLSGGGVRVKILEAMSNGIPVLSTAKGCEGLGAVNRRDIVICDTAAEFADTIIELAQNREMLATLSTNARQLLKDKYDLDACVRTKRDLYNRLMHSR
- a CDS encoding acyltransferase: MKSRIKARLLASSTYFFLAALKYYIGNNFIARMPIERVRNFYYRRVLGIVIGQRTHVSMRQFFTGYHTRCNVRIGDNCVLNREIYLDGRTGIEIGNNVNISFQCCLLSLHHDHNHPGFMSIGGVVTIHDHAWLGARAIILPGVTIGKGAVVAAGAVVTKDVPDFTVVGGVPAKIIGQRNPDIAYLTDFSPFFDTDVFDESRG
- a CDS encoding mannose-1-phosphate guanylyltransferase/mannose-6-phosphate isomerase, whose protein sequence is MSTQPQIVPTILCGGAGSRLWPVSRESHPKPFIRLEDGESLLQKAFKRGAQLPGVTEVVTVTNRELYFKTSDEFSTVNTGHLSTSFILEPFGRNTAVAIAAAALRVAATLGENAILLVLPADHLVTDDAAFATAVQEAAALALKGALVTFGITPTFAETAYGYIEADGTRVKRFVEKPTADVARQYVESGSFLWNSGMFCFTAAFLLAEMAKHCPDVLEATRACIAQSRQSEGGGVSLVELNGDLLNRTPDISIDYALMERSDKVEVVRCDIGWSDIGSWNALGDLLKPDDHGNRVDGEALLHDVSNCYIRSDNRLVGAVGVKDLLVVDTPDALLIADRNRAQDVRHVYAALKSQGHETFRVHRTVGRPWGMYTVLEESTRFKIKRIEVKPGASLSLQLHHHRSEHWIVVSGMALVVNNDEEFYLRTNESTYIPAGHKHRLTNPGVVDLVMIEVQSGDYLGEDDIVRFDDNYGRS
- a CDS encoding ABC transporter permease, which produces MNPNSKHPASPMAIARSIYRNRGLILQMTQREVVGRYRGSAMGLAWSFFNPVLMLVVYTFFFSVIFKSRWGTTSDDKASFAIVLFVGLILHSLLAECINRAPTLILANVNYVKKVIFPLEILPVVALASALFHSAISLLVLIIAECILIHSLPWTAILFPVVMLPLIVGSLGLAWFLSALGVYIRDISQITGVITSVLMFLSPVFYPVSNLPPQYRSWIELNPLTFIIEEGRNTLIFGHPPDWTNWLTCMIASLLLAWFGFWWFQRTRKGFADVL
- a CDS encoding glycosyltransferase family 2 protein, with the protein product MNVISAPQRQSDDVDGLSISLVVYRPDIAQLRQTLDSLGAACENLRVVSPEYPVELFLVDNGGLCDISGAVDRLSAQGVACRILTGHGNVGYGRGHNLAIEHSSGSLHLILNPDIDLDPQALVLARTFFKSHADTGLIAPWVGDGAGGFQYLCRRFPSIVDLLVRGFLPTWARRPFRKRLARYEMRDTIDGMSVVWDPPIISGCFMLFRTNVLKTLGGFDPRYFLYFEDYDLSLRTHNVARVAYVPSIRVIHHGGGASRKGFAHIRMFAVSALKFYSRFGWRLW
- a CDS encoding UDP-glucose 4-epimerase family protein — translated: MSRIVVTGANGFVGHAVCRLALAAGHTVTALVRRPGGCIEGVREWVHDAPDFEGVAGAWPDDLQADCVIHLAARVHVMHDKSSDPDAAFDATNVMGTLRVADAARMHGVRRFVFASSIKVVGEGDAGVPLAEDTVPDPQDAYGRSKLRAEQQLARLGEAGLEVVVVRPPLVYGPGVRANFLRMMDAVFRGAPLPLAAIPARRSVVYVDNLADALLHCAIDPRAAGECFHVADDDAPSVAGLLRMVGDALGKPARLFPVPAGALRALGRLTGRSAVVDRLTGSLQLDTGRLRRVLNWHPPYTTRQGLEATAAWYRSRHLQK